Proteins found in one Neodiprion lecontei isolate iyNeoLeco1 chromosome 6, iyNeoLeco1.1, whole genome shotgun sequence genomic segment:
- the LOC107226755 gene encoding spermine oxidase produces MGNVIIHRLYNVALIVCLIHLTLGDQPKIIIIGAGPAGIAAASKLYEHGFHNLTILEAESRIGGRVYTTWFDESWVDLGGQSVHGETGNIVFQIASPLGLLEVPDGNGGLDFNIHDSKGSQLPVDIADDLLELYLNVSAIAEKALEGNNGSMGDFFAPEFSRELLKYQTFNETVVKGLIKMFEGLTISTDSADNWNNISAKNFVGYADCPGSEIVNWKDRGYGTILDILMKKYPNPEEELPIMNNTLLNSEVVNVNYNATDKKVLIETNNGQKYTADHVIVTPSLGVLKEQYETLFTPQLPESKVKTIKGLSMGSAAKIYFAFKEPWWPANRSLVLLWDETDRREYENDPSKKWLLDLISFTVVPHRPRLLRAWINGAGARYMETLPESQAFDEAFALLDKFFGKSYNITKPTGHLRTNWNTNKHFRGAYSFRSMESERADVWANELAAPLLLDGKPIVMFAGEATNSQHWSTVHGAIDSGFREADRLIELYNTKNLSK; encoded by the exons atgggCAATGTGATTATACATCGGCTCTATAATGTAGCACTAATTGTATGTCTAATACATTTAACGCTAGGAGATCAACCAAAGATTATTATCATTGGTGCCGGTCCTGCTGGTATAGCAGCTGCATCAAAGCTTTACGAACATGGTTTCCATAATCTCACCATTTTGGAAGCTGAGAGTAGAATTGGTGGTAGAGTATACACCACATGGTTCG ATGAAAGCTGGGTAGACCTTGGTGGTCAATCTGTTCATGGAGAAACAGGTAACATAGTCTTTCAAATAGCTTCGCCACTTGGGCTTTTGGAAGTTCCAGATGGAAACGGCGGGCTTGATTTCAACATTCATGATTCGAAAGGTTCACAGCTCCCTGTGGATATTGCTGATGATTTACTTGAATTGTATTTGAATGTATCAGCTATTGCAGAGAAAGCCTTGGAGGGAAACAACGGCTCTATGGGAGATTTTTTTGCACCAGA atTTAGTAGGGAGCTGCTAAAATACCAAACATTCAATGAGACCGTTGTGAAGGGGTTAATAAAGATGTTTGAGGGTTTAACAATATCGACAGACAGTGCGGATAACTGGAATAATATTTCGGCGAAAAACTTTGTTGGATATGCGGATTGCCCGGGAAGTGAAATCGTCAACTGGAAGGACAGAGGATATGGAACTATACTTGATATATTAATG aaaaaatatccaaacCCTGAAGAAGAACTTCCAATTATGAACAACACCTTGTTGAATTCGGAAGTGGTCAACGTTAATTATAACGCAACAGACAAAAAGGTTTTGATTGAAACGAACAATGGGCAAAAGTACACGGCGGATCACGTTATCGTAACACCATCATTAGGCGTACTGAAGGAACAATACGAAACTTTATTTACACCGCAATTACCAGAATCTAAAGTGAAAACTATCAAA GGCCTATCGATGGGATCTGCTGCTAAGATTTATTTTGCTTTTAAGGAACCATGGTGGCCCGCCAACCGTAGCTTAGTTCTCTTGTGGGATGAAACGGACAGACGAGAGTATGAGAATGAT cCGAGTAAGAAATGGTTGTTGGATTTGATTTCCTTTACTGTGGTACCGCACAGACCACGACTATTACGTGCTTGGATTAACGGAGCCGGAGCCCGATACATGGAAACATTACCTGAAAGTCAAGCTTTTGACGAAGCATTTGCCTTgcttgataaatttttcggaaAGTCGTATAATATCACCAAACCTACTGGGCATTTGCG GACTAATTGGAACACCAATAAACACTTCCGAGGCGCATACAGTTTCAGAAGTATGGAATCTGAGAGAGCTGACGTTTGGGCAAATGAATTAGCAGCACCATTGCTACTTGACGGCAAACCA ATAGTCATGTTCGCAGGAGAGGCAACCAATAGTCAGCACTGGTCAACTGTTCATGGAGCAATAGACTCTGGTTTTCGTGAAGCAGACAGACTTATAGAATTATATAACACGAAGAATCTGTCAAAATGA
- the LOC107226760 gene encoding adhesion G protein-coupled receptor A3 isoform X1, producing MRAVLLLWILFQTFEFIGSYDCPQKCKCRKTGAQAEWLKARCVDAIEDIKDVDINAVSVALFQLDLSKNEIYLIQSGVFRNLTNLRRLNLSSNKITFLEEEAFGGLQSLERLDLSKNNITTIDTHAFRQLTRLKRLDLSANIISALDTTLFHDLLVLDRLKLNQNDLTTLKDGTFHGLNSLTQLDLSGNPWVCDCGIYWFSNWIRNSSINLSPTPKCSSPDNLKGQPMKKLRVSEEIQCQLATPTIEMIPDQNQVVFAGDSIHLKCRAPGITEDKTAKLNWLWNPNATDIVDNINYTDPRTSLPNITIENRHLTDSGIVDSLLSIIPVKEEHNGQWNCQLVSLHRNKSKTINMIVISENTRYCPLAATRNNKGVYAWPRTVIGWKVELPCEGNRLSGPMQVSLKASYRCNKTGQWENLNTESCPYVSHTTKVLEQFSKVNLSLTKGSLLETAKSFKNYTMDSRKLTDPVEINFITLTIENYLHFLVQEKELCPILIEIVNVVMKLPKEMLKIAEVNYGSCTRLIKAVETVIEFTPSIQSHKKNMALEEFRVRRETFTGLTCTWYSSSVLARDSDTRLLHCATNNKTALINTKDKVVEASIQLPSTLLRHLDVTVAHQLMISMYSDNRLFPIATEDSNMDISSCVIGSKLIGVQVANLTEPVYVTLKAPIYHYSGSQPRPVVWDSGDSKGWTSDGCHLSYLVNNLIVFHCNRLGYYGLLQDTSFLKEETASMARAKFRYSHPAIYVGSFIATICLTCACITYMVCHASILMPKKVKHCLVNTWVAMVLLCLLYTVGIQQTENIYICQSIGLTLHYLSLCSLLWMSVSASNMYKRLSKSDVDVIPEDELPDQPIQKPLLGLYLVGWGIALIICGISGAINLREYASYNHCFLSSGPALAALFVPALILVIYLIIFHLLIRCAIRNIDLNAQLSEGTQATENMDLELLEPNVNAPGDRNSLHSTQTVSSEVEDLEHSQITQLKGQVVVLILYLITWLLAASALTRPLIPYITHEKTILSIMYAISASSLGLFILFFYGIARSDVRFQWLRMRCWLKKKKNRCCRTRSVSDTHPVIPTQPLVQSLAPVSNSQATQVISDTNSNNSSRHTNKSRNSNLTRAVDLNAMDATTAAKIANVNLVVLHRQQYRSNNSVTTYTEPTLASVEMFYNPHQSGVARKFFKKQRRHMKNNNLGPRKQGDGGATSDGGSCISVPRPTRLESNIEKNIFSTSAKVNNTNIHVEVNPVNGIKNVNILSDSGGSVSEERNMPMRFIIGQENFIQNTKRLNSDFDSGAISPRNSSRHKQLYTNTSLNNSDGESKVETEKHLRNVSQQCSLEYSSEIESIQLTSERSDHNLPEIGETPEQTDQNFHCSSANEMSDLDEHHINSQFEMPKKLSYSNSLYCLPIDHLIEARNYRRSLNDIASTTSSRRCENEYSRPSLMDLQSLTSSHLYDQVHNSQQMIDRSQQSLVEENSLTSENTYTQDQDGQTYATSLMNVTNEHEFRPLTHLRQHNLDERSSLRRSQHKGQDYLGKEFNSLNDLTFLDNSISSDVLRSSQAKDSTKVCEKEGDYRNGQGYVISNTDDEVYSENSSLSGNIKKETSV from the exons ATGAGAGCTGTACTTCTACTATGGATTTTGTTTCAAACGTTTGAATTCATCGGTAGTTACGACTGCCCGCAAAAATGTAAATGCAGAAAAACCGGTGCACAAGCGGAGTGGTTGAAGGCGAGATGCGTCGATGCAATTGAAGATATAAAGGATGTTGACATCAATGCAGTTAGCGTGGCGCTTTTCCAGCT AGATCTGAGCAAAAATGAAATCTATCTGATACAATCTGGAGTATTCAGAAATTTAACCAACCTGCGCCGCCTGAATTTATCATCGaataaaattacctttttAGAAGAAGAAGCTTTTGGAGGGCTGCAAAGTCTTGAAAGACT AGATTTGAGTAAGAATAACATTACCACTATTGATACTCATGCCTTCAGACAATTGACTCGACTCAAAAGGCT CGATTTATCAGCGAATATTATAAGCGCCTTGGATACAACTTTATTTCATGATTTGCTGGTTTTAGATCGTCT GAAACTCAATCAAAATGATTTGACTACTTTGAAGGATGGTACATTTCATGGGCTCAATTCTTTGACGCAATT GGATTTATCCGGTAACCCATGGGTGTGCGATTGCGGTATTTACTGGTTCAGTAACTGGATCCGGAATTCATCGATTAACTTAAG CCCAACACCAAAATGTTCCAGTCCAGATAATCTGAAGGGTCaaccaatgaaaaaattaagagttTCGGAGGAAATTCAGTGCCAGTTGGCTACACCGACAATTGAAATGATCCCTGATCAAAACCAAGTGGTGTTTGCCGGTGATTCGATACACTTAAAGTGTCGGGCTCCTGGCATAACAGAGGATAAAACAGCCAAGTTGAATTGGTTATGGAATCCAAACGCGACCGATATCGTTgacaatataaattatacagatCCTCGAACATCTTTACCTAATATTACAATTGAGAACAGACATTTGACAGATAGTGGAATAGTGGACag CTTACTTAGCATCATTCCAGTCAAAGAAGAGCACAATGGTCAATGGAATTGTCAATTAGTATCTCTGCACAGAAACAAATCAAAAACTATCAATATGATAGTCATTTCTGAGAACACTCGTTACTGTCCACTAGCAG CTACTAGAAACAACAAAGGCGTTTATGCTTGGCCCAGAACTGTGATTGGTTGGAAAGTAGAACTACCTTGCGAAGGTAATCGGTTATCAGGTCCGATGCAAGTATCTCTAAAAGCGTCGTACCGCTGTAACAAAACCGGACAGTGGGAAAATCTGAACACAGAATCCTGTCCATACGTATCTCACACAACGAAAGTACtggaacaattttcaaaagtcaaTTTGTCACTGACAAAAGGTAGTCTATTGGAGACAGCCAAAAGTTTCAAGAACTATACGATGGATAGCAGAAAATTGACCGATCCTgtagaaatcaattttataacACTGACAATTGAGAACTATCTCCATTTTTTAGTACAAGAGAAAGAACTTTGTCCTATCCTCATAGAAATTGTGAACGTTGTTATGAAGTTACCGAAAGAAATGTTAAAAATTGCTGAAGTCAACTATGGCTCGTGTACAAGATTAATCAAAGCTGTTGAAACTGTGATCGAATTTACGCCTTCTATACAATCTCATAAGAAAAATATGGCTCTTGAGGAGTTTAGAGTAAGACGTGAAACTTTCACTGGTTTAACTTGTACTTGGTACAGCAGTAGCGTCTTAGCAAGAGATTCCGATACAAGACTGTTACACTGCGCTACCAATAATAAGACTGCATTGATTAATACAAAGGACAAAGTTGTCGAAGCATCGATCCAGCTACCTTCAACCTTGCTGCGTCATCTGGATGTTACTGTTGCTCACCAGCTTATGATTTCAATGTACAGTGATAACAGACTATTTCCAATAGCTACAGAAGATAGTAACATGGATATTTCATCCTGCGTCATCGGTAGCAAATTAA TTGGCGTGCAAGTAGCTAATCTAACAGAGCCGGTGTATGTCACGTTAAAAGCACCGATTTATCACTATTCCGGTAGTCAACCGAGGCCGGTAGTTTGGGATTCGGGAGATTCCAAAGGATGGACCAGTGACGGATGTCATTTATCGTACCTGGTAAATAATCTTATAGTGTTTCATTGCAACCGGTTAGGATACTATGGGCTTCTACAAGATACCAGTTTTCTCAAAGAGGAAACAGCAAG CATGGCGAGAGCAAAATTCAGATATTCTCATCCAGCAATTTATGTTGGGAGTTTCATTGCTACAATATGCTTGACATGCGCATGTATCACCTATATGGTTTGCCATGCGTCAATTCTGATGCCAAAAAAAGTGAAACACTGTTTGGTCAATACATGGGTTGCGATGGTTCTCTTGTGCCTCCTTTACACTGTCGGGATTCAAcagactgaaaatatttacatttgcCAGAGTATAGGATTAACTCTGCACTATCTATCCCTGTGCAGTTTACTGTGGATGTCTGTTTCTGCTAG CAACATGTATAAAAGACTGTCGAAATCTGATGTGGATGTTATACCAGAAGACGAGCTGCCGGATCAACCGATACAGAAACCCTTGCTCGGTCTTTACTTGGTCGGATGGGGAATCGCGCTCATAATTTGTGGAATCTCGGGAGCCATAAACCTGCGGGAATACGCGAGTTATAATCATTGCTTTTTATCCTCTGGCCCAGCGCTAGCAGCTTTGTTTGTTCCTGCATTAATTTTAGTAATTTATCTGATAATATTTCACCTGTTAATACGATGCGCAATCAGAAATATTGATTTGAATGCTCAACTATCCGAAGGTACTCAAGCCACTGAAAATATGGACTTAGAATTACTTGAACCAAACGTAAACGCTCCAGGCGACAGAAATAGTCTGCATAGTACGCAAACAGTGTCTTCCGAAGTTGAAGATTTGGAGCATTCTCAAATAACACAGCTCAAGGGACAAGTAgtagttttaattttatatttaattacgTGGCTCTTGGCTGCTTCTGCTCTAACAAGGCCTCTGATTCCTTACATAACTCACGAAAAAACTATACTTAGTATTATGTATGCAATTTCAGCCAGTAGCTTAGGATTAtttattctcttcttttaTGGCATAGCTCGGAGTGATGTGCGATTTCAGTGGCTAAGAATGCGTTGCTGgcttaaaaagaaaaagaacaggTGTTGCAGGACTAGAAGTGTATCCGACACTCATCCGGTGATACCGACTCAGCCGCTAGTACAATCATTAGCCCCGGTATCTAATTCTCAAGCTACTCAAGTAATATCGGACACTAATTCAAATAACTCATCGAGGCATACAAATAAATCTCGTAATTCAAACTTGACAAGAGCTGTTGATCTCAACGCAATGGATGCCACGACTGCCGCTAAGATAGCTAACGTTAATTTAGTTGTCCTACACAGGCAACAATACAGGTCTAACAATTCAGTGACTACATACACTGAGCCAACCCTGGCATCGGTAGAGATGTTTTACAACCCTCACCAAAGCGGCGTGGCACGAAAGTTCTTTAAAAAGCAAAGAAGGCAtatgaagaataataatttgggTCCCAGAAAACAGGGTGATGGAGGTGCTACTAGCGACGGTGGCAGTTGTATTTCTGTACCAAGACCTACCAGGTTAGAatctaatattgaaaaaaatatattcagtacGAGTGCCAAAGTGAATAACACGAATATTCACGTTGAGGTGAATCCAGTAAATGGCATCAAAAACGTCAACATTCTGTCCGATAGCGGTGGCAGTGTTTCGGAAGAACGTAATATGCCAATGCGCTTTATCATCGgacaagaaaattttatacaaaatacaaaaagatTAAACAGTGATTTTGACAGTGGAGCAATTTCACCTCGAAACAGTTCTCGACATAAACAGCTATACACAAATACCAGTTTGAACAATTCTGACGGTGAAAGCAAAGTCGAGACGGAAAAACACCTGAGAAACGTCTCTCAGCAGTGTAGCCTAGAATATAGTTCAGAAATTGAATCTATACAGCTAACGAGCGAACGGAGCGATCACAATCTACCTGAAATTGGCGAAACACCTGAACAAAcagatcaaaattttcattgctcGAGTGCTAATGAAATGAGCGACTTGGACGAACATCACATTAACTCCCAATTTGAAAtgccaaaaaaattatcctaTTCAAACAGCTTGTATTGCTTGCCAATAGATCATCTTATCGAGGCAAGAAATTATCGGAGATCATTAAACGACATCGCTTCCACAACAAGTTCCAGACGTTGCGAGAATGAATACTCTAGACCTTCATTGATGGATCTACAAAGTCTCACTAGTTCTCATCTGTATGATCAAGTTCATAATTCTCAACAGATGATCGACAGATCGCAGCAATCTCTTGTTGAGGAAAATAGCTTGACAAGCGAAAATACTTATACACAAGACCAAGATGGACAGACTTACGCTACTTCTTTGATGAATGTAACCAACGAACATGAGTTCAGACCTTTGACACATCTGCGTCAGCACAACTTAGATGAGAGAAGTAGCCTGCGTAGGTCACAGCATAAAGGGCAAGACTATTTGGGGAAGGAATTCAATTCCCTCAATGATTTGACATTTCTTGACAACTCAATATCTTCTGACGTCTTGAGGTCTTCACAAGCAAAGGATAGCACAAAGGTTTGTGAGAAAGAGGGCGATTATAGAAATGGTCAAGGCTACGTCATTTCGAATACCGACGATGAAGTATACTCTGAAAATTCTTCACTCTCGGGAAACATCAAAAAGGAAACGAGCGTTTAG
- the LOC107226760 gene encoding adhesion G protein-coupled receptor A3 isoform X2: MRAVLLLWILFQTFEFIGSYDCPQKCKCRKTGAQAEWLKARCVDAIEDIKDVDINAVSVALFQLDLSKNEIYLIQSGVFRNLTNLRRLNLSSNKITFLEEEAFGGLQSLERLDLSKNNITTIDTHAFRQLTRLKRLKLNQNDLTTLKDGTFHGLNSLTQLDLSGNPWVCDCGIYWFSNWIRNSSINLSPTPKCSSPDNLKGQPMKKLRVSEEIQCQLATPTIEMIPDQNQVVFAGDSIHLKCRAPGITEDKTAKLNWLWNPNATDIVDNINYTDPRTSLPNITIENRHLTDSGIVDSLLSIIPVKEEHNGQWNCQLVSLHRNKSKTINMIVISENTRYCPLAATRNNKGVYAWPRTVIGWKVELPCEGNRLSGPMQVSLKASYRCNKTGQWENLNTESCPYVSHTTKVLEQFSKVNLSLTKGSLLETAKSFKNYTMDSRKLTDPVEINFITLTIENYLHFLVQEKELCPILIEIVNVVMKLPKEMLKIAEVNYGSCTRLIKAVETVIEFTPSIQSHKKNMALEEFRVRRETFTGLTCTWYSSSVLARDSDTRLLHCATNNKTALINTKDKVVEASIQLPSTLLRHLDVTVAHQLMISMYSDNRLFPIATEDSNMDISSCVIGSKLIGVQVANLTEPVYVTLKAPIYHYSGSQPRPVVWDSGDSKGWTSDGCHLSYLVNNLIVFHCNRLGYYGLLQDTSFLKEETASMARAKFRYSHPAIYVGSFIATICLTCACITYMVCHASILMPKKVKHCLVNTWVAMVLLCLLYTVGIQQTENIYICQSIGLTLHYLSLCSLLWMSVSASNMYKRLSKSDVDVIPEDELPDQPIQKPLLGLYLVGWGIALIICGISGAINLREYASYNHCFLSSGPALAALFVPALILVIYLIIFHLLIRCAIRNIDLNAQLSEGTQATENMDLELLEPNVNAPGDRNSLHSTQTVSSEVEDLEHSQITQLKGQVVVLILYLITWLLAASALTRPLIPYITHEKTILSIMYAISASSLGLFILFFYGIARSDVRFQWLRMRCWLKKKKNRCCRTRSVSDTHPVIPTQPLVQSLAPVSNSQATQVISDTNSNNSSRHTNKSRNSNLTRAVDLNAMDATTAAKIANVNLVVLHRQQYRSNNSVTTYTEPTLASVEMFYNPHQSGVARKFFKKQRRHMKNNNLGPRKQGDGGATSDGGSCISVPRPTRLESNIEKNIFSTSAKVNNTNIHVEVNPVNGIKNVNILSDSGGSVSEERNMPMRFIIGQENFIQNTKRLNSDFDSGAISPRNSSRHKQLYTNTSLNNSDGESKVETEKHLRNVSQQCSLEYSSEIESIQLTSERSDHNLPEIGETPEQTDQNFHCSSANEMSDLDEHHINSQFEMPKKLSYSNSLYCLPIDHLIEARNYRRSLNDIASTTSSRRCENEYSRPSLMDLQSLTSSHLYDQVHNSQQMIDRSQQSLVEENSLTSENTYTQDQDGQTYATSLMNVTNEHEFRPLTHLRQHNLDERSSLRRSQHKGQDYLGKEFNSLNDLTFLDNSISSDVLRSSQAKDSTKVCEKEGDYRNGQGYVISNTDDEVYSENSSLSGNIKKETSV, encoded by the exons ATGAGAGCTGTACTTCTACTATGGATTTTGTTTCAAACGTTTGAATTCATCGGTAGTTACGACTGCCCGCAAAAATGTAAATGCAGAAAAACCGGTGCACAAGCGGAGTGGTTGAAGGCGAGATGCGTCGATGCAATTGAAGATATAAAGGATGTTGACATCAATGCAGTTAGCGTGGCGCTTTTCCAGCT AGATCTGAGCAAAAATGAAATCTATCTGATACAATCTGGAGTATTCAGAAATTTAACCAACCTGCGCCGCCTGAATTTATCATCGaataaaattacctttttAGAAGAAGAAGCTTTTGGAGGGCTGCAAAGTCTTGAAAGACT AGATTTGAGTAAGAATAACATTACCACTATTGATACTCATGCCTTCAGACAATTGACTCGACTCAAAAGGCT GAAACTCAATCAAAATGATTTGACTACTTTGAAGGATGGTACATTTCATGGGCTCAATTCTTTGACGCAATT GGATTTATCCGGTAACCCATGGGTGTGCGATTGCGGTATTTACTGGTTCAGTAACTGGATCCGGAATTCATCGATTAACTTAAG CCCAACACCAAAATGTTCCAGTCCAGATAATCTGAAGGGTCaaccaatgaaaaaattaagagttTCGGAGGAAATTCAGTGCCAGTTGGCTACACCGACAATTGAAATGATCCCTGATCAAAACCAAGTGGTGTTTGCCGGTGATTCGATACACTTAAAGTGTCGGGCTCCTGGCATAACAGAGGATAAAACAGCCAAGTTGAATTGGTTATGGAATCCAAACGCGACCGATATCGTTgacaatataaattatacagatCCTCGAACATCTTTACCTAATATTACAATTGAGAACAGACATTTGACAGATAGTGGAATAGTGGACag CTTACTTAGCATCATTCCAGTCAAAGAAGAGCACAATGGTCAATGGAATTGTCAATTAGTATCTCTGCACAGAAACAAATCAAAAACTATCAATATGATAGTCATTTCTGAGAACACTCGTTACTGTCCACTAGCAG CTACTAGAAACAACAAAGGCGTTTATGCTTGGCCCAGAACTGTGATTGGTTGGAAAGTAGAACTACCTTGCGAAGGTAATCGGTTATCAGGTCCGATGCAAGTATCTCTAAAAGCGTCGTACCGCTGTAACAAAACCGGACAGTGGGAAAATCTGAACACAGAATCCTGTCCATACGTATCTCACACAACGAAAGTACtggaacaattttcaaaagtcaaTTTGTCACTGACAAAAGGTAGTCTATTGGAGACAGCCAAAAGTTTCAAGAACTATACGATGGATAGCAGAAAATTGACCGATCCTgtagaaatcaattttataacACTGACAATTGAGAACTATCTCCATTTTTTAGTACAAGAGAAAGAACTTTGTCCTATCCTCATAGAAATTGTGAACGTTGTTATGAAGTTACCGAAAGAAATGTTAAAAATTGCTGAAGTCAACTATGGCTCGTGTACAAGATTAATCAAAGCTGTTGAAACTGTGATCGAATTTACGCCTTCTATACAATCTCATAAGAAAAATATGGCTCTTGAGGAGTTTAGAGTAAGACGTGAAACTTTCACTGGTTTAACTTGTACTTGGTACAGCAGTAGCGTCTTAGCAAGAGATTCCGATACAAGACTGTTACACTGCGCTACCAATAATAAGACTGCATTGATTAATACAAAGGACAAAGTTGTCGAAGCATCGATCCAGCTACCTTCAACCTTGCTGCGTCATCTGGATGTTACTGTTGCTCACCAGCTTATGATTTCAATGTACAGTGATAACAGACTATTTCCAATAGCTACAGAAGATAGTAACATGGATATTTCATCCTGCGTCATCGGTAGCAAATTAA TTGGCGTGCAAGTAGCTAATCTAACAGAGCCGGTGTATGTCACGTTAAAAGCACCGATTTATCACTATTCCGGTAGTCAACCGAGGCCGGTAGTTTGGGATTCGGGAGATTCCAAAGGATGGACCAGTGACGGATGTCATTTATCGTACCTGGTAAATAATCTTATAGTGTTTCATTGCAACCGGTTAGGATACTATGGGCTTCTACAAGATACCAGTTTTCTCAAAGAGGAAACAGCAAG CATGGCGAGAGCAAAATTCAGATATTCTCATCCAGCAATTTATGTTGGGAGTTTCATTGCTACAATATGCTTGACATGCGCATGTATCACCTATATGGTTTGCCATGCGTCAATTCTGATGCCAAAAAAAGTGAAACACTGTTTGGTCAATACATGGGTTGCGATGGTTCTCTTGTGCCTCCTTTACACTGTCGGGATTCAAcagactgaaaatatttacatttgcCAGAGTATAGGATTAACTCTGCACTATCTATCCCTGTGCAGTTTACTGTGGATGTCTGTTTCTGCTAG CAACATGTATAAAAGACTGTCGAAATCTGATGTGGATGTTATACCAGAAGACGAGCTGCCGGATCAACCGATACAGAAACCCTTGCTCGGTCTTTACTTGGTCGGATGGGGAATCGCGCTCATAATTTGTGGAATCTCGGGAGCCATAAACCTGCGGGAATACGCGAGTTATAATCATTGCTTTTTATCCTCTGGCCCAGCGCTAGCAGCTTTGTTTGTTCCTGCATTAATTTTAGTAATTTATCTGATAATATTTCACCTGTTAATACGATGCGCAATCAGAAATATTGATTTGAATGCTCAACTATCCGAAGGTACTCAAGCCACTGAAAATATGGACTTAGAATTACTTGAACCAAACGTAAACGCTCCAGGCGACAGAAATAGTCTGCATAGTACGCAAACAGTGTCTTCCGAAGTTGAAGATTTGGAGCATTCTCAAATAACACAGCTCAAGGGACAAGTAgtagttttaattttatatttaattacgTGGCTCTTGGCTGCTTCTGCTCTAACAAGGCCTCTGATTCCTTACATAACTCACGAAAAAACTATACTTAGTATTATGTATGCAATTTCAGCCAGTAGCTTAGGATTAtttattctcttcttttaTGGCATAGCTCGGAGTGATGTGCGATTTCAGTGGCTAAGAATGCGTTGCTGgcttaaaaagaaaaagaacaggTGTTGCAGGACTAGAAGTGTATCCGACACTCATCCGGTGATACCGACTCAGCCGCTAGTACAATCATTAGCCCCGGTATCTAATTCTCAAGCTACTCAAGTAATATCGGACACTAATTCAAATAACTCATCGAGGCATACAAATAAATCTCGTAATTCAAACTTGACAAGAGCTGTTGATCTCAACGCAATGGATGCCACGACTGCCGCTAAGATAGCTAACGTTAATTTAGTTGTCCTACACAGGCAACAATACAGGTCTAACAATTCAGTGACTACATACACTGAGCCAACCCTGGCATCGGTAGAGATGTTTTACAACCCTCACCAAAGCGGCGTGGCACGAAAGTTCTTTAAAAAGCAAAGAAGGCAtatgaagaataataatttgggTCCCAGAAAACAGGGTGATGGAGGTGCTACTAGCGACGGTGGCAGTTGTATTTCTGTACCAAGACCTACCAGGTTAGAatctaatattgaaaaaaatatattcagtacGAGTGCCAAAGTGAATAACACGAATATTCACGTTGAGGTGAATCCAGTAAATGGCATCAAAAACGTCAACATTCTGTCCGATAGCGGTGGCAGTGTTTCGGAAGAACGTAATATGCCAATGCGCTTTATCATCGgacaagaaaattttatacaaaatacaaaaagatTAAACAGTGATTTTGACAGTGGAGCAATTTCACCTCGAAACAGTTCTCGACATAAACAGCTATACACAAATACCAGTTTGAACAATTCTGACGGTGAAAGCAAAGTCGAGACGGAAAAACACCTGAGAAACGTCTCTCAGCAGTGTAGCCTAGAATATAGTTCAGAAATTGAATCTATACAGCTAACGAGCGAACGGAGCGATCACAATCTACCTGAAATTGGCGAAACACCTGAACAAAcagatcaaaattttcattgctcGAGTGCTAATGAAATGAGCGACTTGGACGAACATCACATTAACTCCCAATTTGAAAtgccaaaaaaattatcctaTTCAAACAGCTTGTATTGCTTGCCAATAGATCATCTTATCGAGGCAAGAAATTATCGGAGATCATTAAACGACATCGCTTCCACAACAAGTTCCAGACGTTGCGAGAATGAATACTCTAGACCTTCATTGATGGATCTACAAAGTCTCACTAGTTCTCATCTGTATGATCAAGTTCATAATTCTCAACAGATGATCGACAGATCGCAGCAATCTCTTGTTGAGGAAAATAGCTTGACAAGCGAAAATACTTATACACAAGACCAAGATGGACAGACTTACGCTACTTCTTTGATGAATGTAACCAACGAACATGAGTTCAGACCTTTGACACATCTGCGTCAGCACAACTTAGATGAGAGAAGTAGCCTGCGTAGGTCACAGCATAAAGGGCAAGACTATTTGGGGAAGGAATTCAATTCCCTCAATGATTTGACATTTCTTGACAACTCAATATCTTCTGACGTCTTGAGGTCTTCACAAGCAAAGGATAGCACAAAGGTTTGTGAGAAAGAGGGCGATTATAGAAATGGTCAAGGCTACGTCATTTCGAATACCGACGATGAAGTATACTCTGAAAATTCTTCACTCTCGGGAAACATCAAAAAGGAAACGAGCGTTTAG